In Eleginops maclovinus isolate JMC-PN-2008 ecotype Puerto Natales chromosome 10, JC_Emac_rtc_rv5, whole genome shotgun sequence, the following proteins share a genomic window:
- the LOC134871396 gene encoding LOW QUALITY PROTEIN: cilia- and flagella-associated protein 251 (The sequence of the model RefSeq protein was modified relative to this genomic sequence to represent the inferred CDS: deleted 3 bases in 2 codons): MAPVKGWMVGLLLVLLCPSQLPLSGGVCAHEVGEAGEGLYARNVEAVVAEEGETVEVDDGVGDEEEHIAEDDDEEESDEEEEVEEEEAEEEAEEEEEEEEDKEEEEDEEEEEVAAEEEEEEEEETAVEQEEEEEEETAEEAEEEEADEEDGEEEETADDEAEEEKETEEEEEEAAEEEEKKKAADEEEEEEAAEEAGEEAADEEEDEEETAEDEAEEEEEATEEEGDDDDDEEEEDVEAAAEDDDEEDAAEEDEDEEEASEEEDETDEDDDDDEDDSADEEDAATEVEEDDDEPEVIDAANETIDEPATVLLQYRSGSLCSVCTICEHCSTTCESCPCEDEDDSDHCEHCQDCTSCYICPLLCDTICSPGGLVDELTGTLFQSVSALL, translated from the exons ATGGCTCCTGTGAAAGGCTGGATGGTGGGGCTCCTGCTGGTTCTCCTCTGCCCCTCTCAGCTCCCCCTCTCTGGGGGAGTGTGTGCCCATGAGGTGGGTGAGGCAGGGGAAGGCCTCTACGCCAGGAATGTGGAGGCGGTTGTAGCTGAAGAGGGCGAAACCGTTGAGGTTGATGATGGCGTGGGTGATGAAGAGGAACATATAGCAGAGGATGACGATGAGGAAGAGtcggatgaagaggaggag gtggaggaggaagaggccgAGGAAGAGGccgaggaggaagaagaggaggaagaggacaaggaggaggaagaggacgaggaggaagaagaagtggcagctgaggaagaggaggaggaggaagaggagactgCTGttgagcaggaggaggaggaggaagaggagactgctgaggaggcagaggaggaggaagctgaTGAGGAGGacggtgaggaagaggagactgCTGACGATGAagcagaagaggagaaagagacagaggaggaagaagaagaggctgctgaggaggaagag aagaagaaggctgctgatgaggaggaggaagaagaggctgCTGAAGAGGCTGGAGAGGAGGCtgctgatgaggaggaggacgaagaggagaCTGCTGAAGatgaagcagaggaggaagaagaggctaCTGAGGAGGAAggtgacgatgatgatgatgaggaggaggaggatgtggaggCCGCAGCTGAAGATGACGACGAAGAGGATGCAGCagaggaggacgaggatgaggaggaggctTCTGAAGAGGAAGACGAGactgatgaggatgatgatgatgatgaggatgattcTGCTGATGAGGAAGACGCTGCAACTGAAGTAGAGGAAGATGACG ATGAGCCTGAAGTCATCGACGCAGCAAATGAAACCATTGACGAGCCCGCCACCGTCCTGCTCCAATACCGCTCCGGCTCTTTGTGCAGTGTGTGCACCATCTGTGAG CACTGCTCTACCACCTGTGAAAGTTGCCCATGTGAAGATGAGGATGACTCTGATCATTGTGAGCATTGCCAA GATTGCACATCTTGCTACATTTGCCCCTTACTGTGTGACACAATCTGCTCACCAG GTGGCCTTGTTGATGAGCTTACTGGGACTCTCTTTCA GAGCGTTTCCGCCCTACTCTGA